AAGTTGCATCATTTGAACCATCTTGTGGTGATGGTACTGCGTTAGGTCCACGTCCTGTTACACATTGGTATAGTGTTAAGCACGGAGtttaagaagaaaataatttctgaattttttttatgatttgaaACAAGCCATAAATTGTTTctaaataaagatgtatgacaTTCTTTTGATGAATTACTTAAAAGAAAAGTACGATACATAAATTGATACACGAAAGAGTTGTGAAATTTGACGAGAAAGGTAATTTACCTGAAGTATCAGTAGTTGGAGAAGTTGGTGCTCCAGCAGGAGAGCCATTTGGTGAATCGGCTGTTCCAAAATAACTGATGTTAGTGAAGGATCTAAATTGTGTTTGACAAAATGAATACGAAAtcctaataatataaaattgagATTGAAGTGAATGATCAATTGATAATAAGTGATTGATCAATTGATATATAAGTCCAGGGGTGGATCTAGGATATTGGGTGTATGTTTTCGCGAACTctgtaacttttatgtatgccATGTATTTATATTAAAGAaactattaaatatataaaaagctATTGTTGAAAACCTAATAATAAAGTAAGCTCTTGATCTAGTAACAGAAATGCAACTTCAAATTAAAAAGCACTTGTAAAACACATTCATGGTATACGATTTATAAATGAAACTTAAATTCTAAAGTTACGGGTTCAAGTCAACAAGGTGCAAAAAGTGTGTTTTATCAAACTCGATTTGAATCCACTCGATTCACCTCTAAAGTGATATGAAGACTCTAAAATTCATGAAAAGAGAGAAAACTTCTTATGTAAGATTTTAGGATGAAGAGGGCAACAAAATTTGTTtccaacaatatcaacaacaacctaATATAAATCATCGATTAGGCATCGAAGACTTGATATATAAACACATCAAGACTACTGATGACTTGATACACGAACACGTTAAGTCTACTGACAAGAAGATTGAATTTTTTCGTTTCTTACCATTGCATTGGCTAAGAGGTGGAGTCTGAACTTTACAAGCAGTAGGAAGTGCCATAGCCTGAGTTTGATTAATATTTAGCCCCAAATTAGAGGCACCACCATTAAGTACTTGGCACAAACAACTTGGATTATTCTTAACCACAGTGTCAAGCTGAGTGCAACAACCTGAAGATGGAACAGAGGAGTTGCCAGTAATATAGTTTAAACAAGGTGACATACTGATCAATACGTTCGTGCAGTCGTTGCTCGATTGAGCAACAACTCGTCCTGCGCAGATTAATGCGAATACAATCGCGAAAAAACTCATCCTGTTTCCTTGATTTGCTATTAGATAGgaagagatttttatttttttttggattgaAGTAAGTTTGATCACATAAATGTTGTTAGAAGAAGAAATGTTGTGTTTGtttatatatagaaaaaaaatggtGTTGGGAGAGTCAAATAAGATGTTTTTAAAAATTGGTTACCAATAAACAAATAGTAACATAGTTTGAGATATTTGATATTATTTAGTATTATTGTCATACTAGTTTACATAGGAATTAGGTAGATTTGGAACAAAGTGGTTAGTTGTATAGGTGACCAACTAATGCTAACCAATTGTGCCATTATATGACTAGTCAGTAGACATACAAACAGAAAAGCCCAAGGCTTAAATCTGTTCttgtttttcttcaattttccacATCCGCCTCATAACACCAGATATTTATATTGGATCTCGACGCACATTGTCAGGCTTATTTCTGGGATGGTGCTTTTAATAAGAAGTTTTCCATTCTTAGAGGTTTGAACtcgaaatttttaattaaaattgaagggATCCCAAACATCTCACCGCAACCTATATTTGATAATTCTTAAATTGTTCAAATATGAAAACTTTCAAGGACTATGCAGTAACGCAGAAGGTTCATATATATTAGAATAAAGTGAACGTAAGTAATATATATTGGTCGTTTGGTCAAACTTGTGGAAAAATCATGGAATGAAACTTGGGCTTGAAAGTTTCTAAAATTAtactttttttcatttcaaagtTATTTCTTTTACGGAGAAAATTGCTACTCCAAGGAAATTTGAGTGATTTAAGGGATTGGCCTTCATAAGGGTGGGTGATTTTGAATTTTGTCATTGCTTAATAAATGATTTTAAAGAACAGTGTCCGTTACAGAAAATTCACCTAGCAAAACTTTTGTTGGACATACAATTAGTTTTGCCAATAAGATAAAAATTTGGGATATTTTAATAAGTCTGAGGCAGTGAATCTGTTTAAATGATCACAAATTCTatcttataaataaaaattgcatGTGTtacaaattcaccgagacaaaaataataagaagatttggctttttcaagagaactacttgaagaaaatcttgcgaCGCTTCAAGAtacaagactgtaagtcaatttctaccccacttcctattaatttcaagttatcctcaagtatgagtcctagcaatgaagcagagaggatggagatgtctcgagtaccgtatgcatcagcagtgggaagtttaatattcgtcatggtatgtacaagacctgacattgcacaaacAGTGGAAGTGGTTAATCGATatatggctaatcctggtagagaacATTGGAATGTTGTTAAGAGGATTTTGAGATAtgtcaagggtacctcagatgttgcaatgtgttatggaggatcagaatttactgttaaaggttatattgattcagattatccaggtgatcttgataaaagcaagtccaccatagattatgtgtttactcttgctggaggagatgtaagctgggtttcaaaactgcaatctatcgtggctacatctacgacggaagcagaatatgtagaagctacacaagctagcaaagaggcaatatggatgcagttgttactggaggagctcgggcacaaacaagagaatgttgctttgttttgtgacagtcagagcgttTTGCATCTTGCAAATAATCCGACATTTTATTCAAGGACAaaacacatacgagttcagtatcactttgatcgtgagaaggtggaagaagacagtgtggatattcagaaaattcacactaatgacaacctagcagatatgtttacgaagtcgatcaacagtaacaaatttatatggtgtcgatcttctattggcctagcagaaacatAACATTGtggtaattgggtagaaagaatgatgtgaagacttaattgattctcaattaaagcttcaagtgggagaatgcaagatagtcaaatactacaaaacgcattttgaacgcgtagtcaaaaagggaataaaacgcgttttgaacgcgtagtaaAAAAGGGAGGTGCAATACGTAGATTTTACACGTTTCTAGTTTTTATGAATAGAGAGTCTCTTACCCTCATTTAGATCACCCCacaaaaaaatacaatccaaaagagtaagaatacaaatagagttatacaccaagataaacattgtagtcttgagtgtcctttttagtaagttgttccttttacaagagaggagtgttaattattgttttctccctGTATTTGAaagcagtgtactcccatattatcatagtaagatccttctaccccatgGTTTTTcacctctatctgtttgaggggttttcatgtaaaattctcgtgtccaatttatttttattatttattatcatatcaaactttagttataGTACCCCCACCCAACAAAAGTTACTTATATTATTCAATTGTTCATAACTTTTTTCCTCTACTTTATGAAGAATCATTCTTATAATTCACAAAATAATATTCTACCCTTTTTTAATTACAAATATGTGTTGCTAAATTAATGTAAAAGATGTCTTTGATCATGATTAATTACAAATAAGTAATTCAGTCAATATAATTGAAAAGTCATATTCAATTAACAAGAAATTACACAATCTTACATCTATGCGACTTATTGAAATGATCCGAATTTCTGCCTCATAGGTAAAACTAACTTATGAAATTGAAACTAAGGTTTAATGggcaaaataaatttaaattttttttatcaagcgGAGGTAAAAGTTCAAAACCACATAAACTGTTCCTCGGGAAATTTAGAATTGTTCAAATAAGTTGGCCCAACCGAACCCCGCCCAACACAACCCGATCAATCATTTGAAGGGCTTTCACGTTAAAATActaggaaaaattacataaataaacTCTTCTAGATTAATAATTATCCTTTTTCAgga
This DNA window, taken from Solanum dulcamara chromosome 3, daSolDulc1.2, whole genome shotgun sequence, encodes the following:
- the LOC129883694 gene encoding non-specific lipid transfer protein GPI-anchored 5-like, whose product is FKNILFDSPNTIFFLYINKHNISSSNNIYVIKLTSIQKKIKISSYLIANQGNRMSFFAIVFALICAGRVVAQSSNDCTNVLISMSPCLNYITGNSSVPSSGCCTQLDTVVKNNPSCLCQVLNGGASNLGLNINQTQAMALPTACKVQTPPLSQCNADSPNGSPAGAPTSPTTDTSGRGPNAVPSPQDGSNDATSTKMATPLFFFLLFVASTFTAA